The following is a genomic window from Octopus sinensis linkage group LG20, ASM634580v1, whole genome shotgun sequence.
GGATGTCTTATACGAGGggatacccaaaagtaactggaaacgttctctgtgggacaaaccaGTTGCAGTTCAAGCTTCTGTCACTAGAAACCATTTGATGTAAGCCTCAGGCATCGGTCTGCTGACCAGTGTCATCAGGTGATGCTGTACTGTCACttggtatgtttttgttttgtagtgTGTCTCCCCTGATTGtcaatttttgcaatggctgaaacaaaggaatAAGATGCTTCAgcaaaattctgttttctgctggggaaaacagtagccaaaacagttgtcatgcttcaaacagattACAAGAATGCTGCCATgggcaaaacacaagtttacgaataGTTCCTATGTTTTAGTAATGGTCAcctgtcgcttgaagaccaatctcATTCAGGATGACCGTTGACCTtccaaatgaatgaaaacatcatgaaaattcatgaactgatctgaGGACTATCACTCAATGactgatgaacttgttgatatgactggctcctcccaatgaattttgagtgaggaattgcaaaCGAAAAATGCTGCAGTAAAATTTGTGCCTCATTTCCTTATGGAAGATCAGAAGCAGTCGTGACTGAATgtgtgtcatgaactgaaagaagaaTTGGAAATTGATCTGAACTGTTTTTTTCAAAGTTCATCAGCAGTAATAAAACCTGATggtatggaatttgcagatgtggatgagatgaagaaaaaaatgacagaggTGTTAGGAGGCATCACTTTGcaaagagttccaggactgctttgaATAGTGCAAAACGTGTCTGGACCGGTACATTTCTTTAAATGGAGAacactttgaaggtgataaaagggTAAACATataatactaaataaataaaataatattgcaaaattctggtttctttttggTACCTCTCGTATACTGATGACttagttcttatagctgaatgTCTAGGGGAATTAAAGGTGAAATTCCAGGCATGGAAGCTAAATTAGAATTGACAGGTCTTAAGGTAAGCTTAGCAAAGGagaatgttttaaataaatagaagGCAGGATGGCTTagtggaggagatgacaaagagaTGTAGCAACTGTCAAAATACTGTTTCAAAAAAAGACCAATCCAActcatgcaagcttggaaaaatagaagtaaaaatgatgataaatgggagaaggcagaagaggaggagagtgatgatgatgacgatgacgacgacgacgacgatgacaacgacaacgacgatgacaatgacgatgacgatgatgacgatggcagcAGTGTAGGGTGGTGGTGCagatactgataataatgatgatgacaaattgTTTTTGGCAATCACACTGAACACTGATTGGCAGATTGTCTGGAAAACCAATTAACTGTCTACAGCTTAATTAAAAATGATTTGCTAATCATTGCGTAAGTGAGAGTGTATGTGCacatgagtgcatatgtgtgtgagaatgtgtgtgtgcatgtgtgtgagagtgtcatgtatgtgtgtgtgtgtgtgtgcatgagtgtatatgtgtgtctgtgtgtgtgatgttccATGTATCGGTTTATTCCTTTGTGGCTATCTGTTACTGGAAAGTTTTTGCAAATCAACAAATTCTACAGGTTTCCTGCATCCCTCTTCTCCAAATAGTTTAGCACAAACATTCCAGTAGTGATTACTCTCATTAAATTTACCAAAATTTTGGTATATATTAAATAGCAGCTGGTATGTAGCCACTCTTATGGGTGCATACTGTAACGCAGCTAACAACCGCTGCTCAGCCTTTTCATACTGGCCTAAAGAATACAAGAAGTGACCTTCATGAAGAAAAATATCGTTAAGAGTTAAATTACTTTCTGATATAGAAGAAAATGGGTTCAAGAAATCCTTGaagtttttctttgatgttaTATTGTTTACTTTTTTCAAGACTTTTATCATTCCTGATTGAAAAACTAACTTAAAaccaaaatcaataaatttctggAATTTTTTAACGATAAgataattataaacattatttttcataAGCTTCTTTATTAGATATGGAGTATTATGCACTGATACATAATCAGATATATTAGATATTACACTAACGTGGGTTGTAGGCTTATTAGCTTTATCAACTTTTAACCATTCAAATTGATATTTTATAGGGATTCTAGACTCTTTGCTGAATTCATAAAATTCCATGTGGATGAGAGGAAGGAAGGGTACATCTCTATGAAGAAGGCTATAAGCACCACTGAAGTATAAACTTTCATCTAAAAAGACACCTGTTACATCATCTTCAAGGTGAACATAATATAAGCATTGATTTATATTTCCAGATTCAAAGTTATCTGAATATGACCAATCAGCTGTGGACTTTCCACTTGGAAATAAATTCCATTGGTGTTTCACATAAACCAACAACAAGAAAACCAGAGATGAATTCAAAGTAGTTTTTGAGGTTTTTGATACTACTTTTGAACATATACAGTGCAAAATAGTCTTCAGTGTACTAGCATAGACTATCAATACAAGAACgacaaaattatgcaaaaatcGCATTTCTTTGTGTCCTTTTAGTGAGAATGTGAATAATACGATAATTGCAGAGGAACTGAGAAAtaaagatgtattagtatagtgatACACAAAAGGATTTGATATTTTAAACGTTCTAACTTTGACTACCAAGATTGTCAGGAATGTTAAGACTAGCATCAAAATCACAGCAGCGTTATGTAATACAATGTTTATAAAGTAAAAGGAAATGCTAAATTGACCAAAAAACATATTTGAATGGTCTGAAATGACGTTAAACAGAAACCACTGTTTAGGGCttataaaaaatttaccatatgtATAATAATCGTCAATTGCTCCTATAACGATTCCCAGGAGAACGCCAAAAGTAATGATTATAAACTGTTGAAAAAACAATCTCCACTTGGAAATATACCAAGATAATACTGGGCAAAAAATAGCTGTATAGAAAACAAGCAGatcaatacgtatatatagaagAATACCAATCATAATTCCAGTGCCAAAGTTTCTGAGATGCTTTCCAATTACCTCTATTATAGTGTTATCATTTCCTGTGTTGTTTTTATCTCTATAAATTTTCTCAGCATCAGTTTTTTTGGAGATTCTCTTTAGAACATCCTTGTTCCAGGAAATATTTCTATTCTCCCTAATATCTACGGTTCCATTTCTATTAACTTTTATGGTATTTTTTGTATAGAAACAAAGGAGATCAGAACAAAGAGTTCTCCAGATTACTGATAATGACAAAAACACAAACGGAGACAAAAAAGTAGAAATTAGCGTGTGTGTACCAAAAACAGATAAGTGAACAGAGAATGCTGCCAGAATACATGCTATGACAGCTAAATCATGTGACTTGTAAGCTTCTCTTGAAAATTTATAGACACTCCAGGGTAGGAAAGAAGTGATTGTTGCATGCGTAGTCTTCCATATCTACAAAGAGAAACATTTATGTATAAGTAAAACGGTTTTTTgtcatatacatttattaatataaaaaaaaaattttttttaaatagaatttacatttttttttatatgcaaacATTTAGAGATCTTCAATGccagaattaaaaatataattactcaAATGTTAAGTT
Proteins encoded in this region:
- the LOC118767229 gene encoding uncharacterized protein LOC118767229 is translated as MAAIFGFTRPCFFQNLHHNTLKSFRTHFSDFSIDVLLQLYQGLWFLDINPLFQVSPQENIQIWKTTHATITSFLPWSVYKFSREAYKSHDLAVIACILAAFSVHLSVFGTHTLISTFLSPFVFLSLSVIWRTLCSDLLCFYTKNTIKVNRNGTVDIRENRNISWNKDVLKRISKKTDAEKIYRDKNNTGNDNTIIEVIGKHLRNFGTGIMIGILLYIRIDLLVFYTAIFCPVLSWYISKWRLFFQQFIIITFGVLLGIVIGAIDDYYTYGKFFISPKQWFLFNVISDHSNMFFGQFSISFYFINIVLHNAAVILMLVLTFLTILVVKVRTFKISNPFVYHYTNTSLFLSSSAIIVLFTFSLKGHKEMRFLHNFVVLVLIVYASTLKTILHCICSKVVSKTSKTTLNSSLVFLLLVYVKHQWNLFPSGKSTADWSYSDNFESGNINQCLYYVHLEDDVTGVFLDESLYFSGAYSLLHRDVPFLPLIHMEFYEFSKESRIPIKYQFEWLKVDKANKPTTHVSVISNISDYVSVHNTPYLIKKLMKNNVYNYLIVKKFQKFIDFGFKLVFQSGMIKVLKKVNNITSKKNFKDFLNPFSSISESNLTLNDIFLHEGHFLYSLGQYEKAEQRLLAALQYAPIRVATYQLLFNIYQNFGKFNESNHYWNVCAKLFGEEGCRKPVEFVDLQKLSSNR